The following DNA comes from Fusarium fujikuroi IMI 58289 draft genome, chromosome FFUJ_chr03.
GCAATGGTTGTTTCCAAGGTTAGGGTACTGGTTTACGAGTTCTGAGTCACGTAAAGGAATAAACAGGGCAAGTCCCTTTGCATCATATCATCTGTCTCTGTGAAATGTGTCTCCAAGTGCGTATGTCACTCATCATGACGCATTGACTTAGCAGTTTTGGTGTTGCAGAACACTAGGGATACCAGGCCGACATTCCGCCGTATAATGTCCAGTACACATCAACAGATTCGTCCCTGGTAGCCCGCCTATCCGAAGCCTTCTAGCCTACACATGCAGCCAAGGATTAAAGGGCTGAGCAATAGAAAGACCCCGAGCTAGGGTCCGGATCTCTCAATTCAAGGGTACATCGCTTACCCCTGACGATACATATATGATGAGATGgtctcggggagcaagaaaacatcagaccttgataaaaggtgtcaaaataaactctaCAAAAGgcatcctaaacttagcaaaggtatcctaaacttatgtTAAGTTAACCTCAGTCTTTTGATaatttaggatcaaggttctCTTTCATCCCCTAGATGGGTCCATCCTGTCTGTGGTCCGTGTACAAAGGTGTGGCCTGACTTCATAAAAGGTCGGTAACAACCGATTCTGGCATGATTATGATACTTGGGGGGGATTTTCGGtccttcaagatgagctttGGATACCGCGCTGGGATGGTGAGGTGCCGAGATGGGTACTCAGAGACGATAGGGAGCTCCAAGACCTTTCGTAAGGGACTTAAGTGGTTGGATAAGTCTAGGATAATCTGACAAGGCTTGTAACTAGTTATGAATTACATCCTAGTAGAGGATGTTGCTGTAGGTCTGGTGGATCAAGGCACCGGTGTTCACACGCAGGGgctgtcatgatgagatggcaCTATCGGTGCTTTCTATGGAGATCTTATGCCAAAGCTAGGTTATTGAGGCAACTCAAGTCGTCCATGTTCAGTCGCTATAGTGGGCATCTTGCAGATACCGTGCAGCATCGTGAGATAGGCATTGGAAGATTTCCTTGATAAGACCTCTTTATGTGTGATGGCAAGTTTCCGTCATCGCCTCTTGTCTCATGGCCCTGGCGGTTCGGCTCGAGCCGCATCAATTACATTCAACGGCCATGCATTTACGCGCGTGATCAACGCCTCATCTGCAGCTCCGTTACATAAACCATGGACATTCTCAGACAATGATGCAGTAGCGAATGATAAGAAAGTGGCTCCCTGAATGAACATGCTGATAAATGCTGGGTTCCCTCTATGTATGCCTAAGAATCGCCAGTCCGTCCACCTTTTCGTCTATAAATCCTTGATCTCAAACTTCTTTCTCAAATGCTCTCCATACTTGATGAACAGCCACGGCGCAGGGATTAGCGCAGCAGCGATGAAGCCCAAAAGGCTGTTTCCCCATCCCATACCGAGTTTATCGTACATTGGCAGTCCCGCGAGAGGTAGAAATGCTCCGGCAATTGATCGCATGACGGCGTTGGCGGCGAGGGCTGAGGCTGCATAAACGGTGAAGCTGTCGATGAGGTACATCTGCAGTGACTGTAATATGTTAGTCTGAATCATAATACCAAGTGCTAGACCTaccatgaagatgacgaggttTCCGACACCAATGACACAGGTTCCAAGGATAGGCGCAATCCAATGAGTCTGATACTCGGCAGTCCATCCGTAAATGAAGAAACCAGCCGGGAGCAGAACAGCACCAATCCTCAACGGCGGAAGTCGATTCTCGGGTCTCATTGATTCGGCAGGATCGTCAATGCCTTGCTCTTTAGCAGCTGcagcctttttcttcatgTACTTGTCACTCGAGACAGAAAAGTACGCTACACCAATCATACTACCcacaccaagaccaaggaacGTCAGGCCTGCGTGAACGGTGTTGAAGTGGTAGATTTTCATAAACAGAGGTGTGAGACTCGTGAAGAGGAGGTAGAGGTATGCGTAGGCCAGACCGACGTATACACCGCAGATGATGCAGATCGGTGAGAAGAGGAGCATCTTGAATGGGCGAAGGATACCGCGCTTGAAGTAATCCGCTGGACTGAGTCCGGCGTCGAGTTTAGATCGAAGGCGGTCGTTGCCTGTCTCCTTCTGGagtctctttgtctttcgGGCGAGGATAACGGGTGCGTAGGTCTCCTctgaggcgaagaagaagatagaGGACAGGACGCCAGATATGATGGCAATGATCCAGAATACCCATCGCCAGCCTAGAGCGTCAGTTATAACCCCACCAACAACTGGTCCAATGATGGGTCCGAGAAGCGGACCAATACTGAAGCTCGCCATTGCCGCACCTCGCTTCTCCTGAACGATCATATCCGCGATTGTACCACCGCCGTTGGTGATGGGTGTCGAGCCAAATGTGCCACTGAGGAAGCGGAAGGCAATGAAACTGCTCAGCGAGGGAGCTTTGGCGCAGGCAACAACGAATACTGAGAGAGTTAGAGAAGTTTGGAGGTATCAAAGGTGTATTTCGTACCGATGAAACCAACGTTGCAGCAGTGATAGACCACTTGACGGCCGTAGAGTTCCGATAGAGGAGCGAAGATCATAGGACCTGCAGCGAAACCGAGAACGTAGACTGACACACAGAACGATGCTAGTTCTCGACTTTGACTGCCGAACTCGACCATGAGCTGCGGTACACCAGGTGCAAACATGGCTATGTCACGTTAGCATGTCCCCATTGCACATGATGTCAAGACAGGCATCACAACGAGGGCCACTTACAAGAAGCCAGGGGAGTAACGAATGTCAGTGCGCTTACGAGCACACAATTGAGAACCTTCTTCCAAGTCGCAAAATTGTACGGATTCTGGCGATCCTTATCACCATCCCACCAAACAATATCGCTCTCGCTCTGCGTTTGCGAAccaccctcttcctcatctctcACAGATTCATTTTCCTTACCGTGCTTCTCTGGGTCCAGAGATGCTCGTTCTCTTGCATGGCTTGCACGTCGATGGCTCGTGAGACTGGCTCGTCTTTGCTCGTCTGCTGGAGTAGGAATAAAGCCAATGTTGCTAGGGATATCTGCGTCGTGACCCTCGGCAATTGCCT
Coding sequences within:
- a CDS encoding related to multidrug resistant protein gives rise to the protein MSRDDDLTREESKSHALTREPTREEKTREAIAEGHDADIPSNIGFIPTPADEQRRASLTSHRRASHARERASLDPEKHGKENESVRDEEEGGSQTQSESDIVWWDGDKDRQNPYNFATWKKVLNCVLVSALTFVTPLASSMFAPGVPQLMVEFGSQSRELASFCVSVYVLGFAAGPMIFAPLSELYGRQVVYHCCNVGFIVFVVACAKAPSLSSFIAFRFLSGTFGSTPITNGGGTIADMIVQEKRGAAMASFSIGPLLGPIIGPVVGGVITDALGWRWVFWIIAIISGVLSSIFFFASEETYAPVILARKTKRLQKETGNDRLRSKLDAGLSPADYFKRGILRPFKMLLFSPICIICGVYVGLAYAYLYLLFTSLTPLFMKIYHFNTVHAGLTFLGLGVGSMIGVAYFSVSSDKYMKKKAAAAKEQGIDDPAESMRPENRLPPLRIGAVLLPAGFFIYGWTAEYQTHWIAPILGTCVIGVGNLVIFMSLQMYLIDSFTVYAASALAANAVMRSIAGAFLPLAGLPMYDKLGMGWGNSLLGFIAAALIPAPWLFIKYGEHLRKKFEIKDL